The Penicillium psychrofluorescens genome assembly, chromosome: 2 nucleotide sequence AGCCCGAGTTCCGCGTCGTGCTGATGTTCCCCGCCTCAATCTGCGCGCCCGTCGGATTACTCTGGTATGGGTGGAGCGCGCAAGCCGTCACGCACTGGATCGTGCCCGATCTGGGCATTGCGCTCTTTGCCGCTGGCGCGATGATTTCTTTCCAGTGCACCACGGCCTATCTGTACGAGGCCTTTACGTTGTACGCGGCAAGTGCGACTGGTGCGGTGTATATTCTGCGCGCATTGACTGGTTTTGGGTTTCCCTTGTTCGGGCCTAGGATGTATGAAGTCCTTCAGTACGGATGGGGTGATAcggtgctggcgctggtggcggtggtgatgggtCTGCCGGCTCCGATGATTCTATGGTATTACGGTGAATGGTTGCGAGCTCGCAGTAGCTATGCGACTGGGTGAAATGTGAAATGCGACAGAGAGGTCTGGAACATGGAGCAATTGACGCTTTAACATACGTAGGGCCTGACTAAGTTCCGAGGCACAACTGCAACTCCGCTTGTGGTGGATCCTCACAATATCCGAATGATTCCCCGGCTATTTCTCTattctttcctttccttctttctttctcatAGCCACTGGTAAAATAAACAAGATGTCAGACAACTACGGGAGTTATCAGACAGAAATCTATGGCCAGGGTGCCCTGATGGGCATCCGGCCCACTGTGACCACCGACCCCCGGCTACTGGAGGAACAAGCACGGAAGTCGCTGGGCGTCCGATCATTCAACTACGTCTCCGGAGGCGCGGGCGAGAAAGCCACGATGGATAGCAACCGGCTAGCATTTCGGCAGTGGAAGCTGTGAGTCTTGCACTGTACACGAACTCTCACGTCTTGACTGGTCTAACTCTGGCTTCTAGCATCCCCAGGATGATGCGAAATGTTAGTTCTCAAAAACAGAACTGCGACTATGCACTACGGAGCTAATAGCCCCACCAGATGGAAAAGCAGGATGTGTCGATTGAGCTATTTGGCCAGAAATACGATAACCCACTCATCATGGCGCCGGTCGGCGTCCAGAGCCTCTTCcacgaggacaaggagaCCGGTCTGGCCGAGGCATGTGCCGAAGTCGGCGTGCCGTACACCCTGAGCACAGCGAGCACGAGCTCGATCGAAGATGTCGCGTCCGccagcggcgacggcaaaAGATGGTACCAGCTATACTGGCCCCAGGACAATGAGATCACGGCATCGCTGCTAAAGCGCGCCAAGGAGAACGGCTACTCGGTCCTGGTGGTTACGCTAGATACATGGTCGCTGGCATGGCGTCCCGCAGACTTGGATAACGCGTATATTCCCTTCATCAAGGGCGTGGGGAACCAAGTCGGATTCAGCGATCCGGTCTTCCGCGCGAAATTTGAAAAGGAGTCCGGCACGACGGTCGAGGATGATATCGTGGGTGCGTCGCGGGCGTGGCTGGCGGATGTGTTCTCGGGTCGTGCGCACACTTGGGACGACCTCGCCTTTTTGCGGGAGCAGTGGGAGGGTCCGATTGTGCTTAAGGGGATCCAGCATGTGGACGATGCGAAAAAGGCTCTGGAGTGCGGCTGTGATGGCATTGTGGTTTCCAATCATGGAGGTATGCATCGCCCTGATCCACCACACGCGCGGACGAACTACTAACCGAGGCTAGGCCGCCAAGTGGACGGAGCCATTGGTTCGCTGGAGGCTCTGCCCGAGATTGTCGACGCGGTCGGTGATAAGATGACCGTGCTGTTCGACTCAGGCATTCGCACTGGCGTTGATGTCATCAAGGCCTTGTGTCTGGGCGCCCAGGCGGTGCTGGTCGCCCGGCCGGTCATCTACGGGCTGAGCATTGATGGCCGGAACGGTGCAAAGCAGGTGTTGAAGGGGCTTCTGGCAGATCTATGGCAGAGCATGAGCCTGTCTGGGATCCAGAATGTTGCTGAATGCGACCGGAGCAAGATTCGCAAGGTGGTGTATGGGGGCGACGTGAAGGCgatgatgtgatgggatGTGCTCGGATAGACTCTCCTACTCCCATCCTCATCTAGTTACGAGGGCCTAGATTATTCATCTTCATACTCCGATACAATCACATGTGACGATAAGCCGTGTAGTGTTATTGGCGGTCAGGCACCGATCGTCCACCAGGAACTTGCTTGACTAACGCCACTCTACTTTATTATTCGAGTCTGCTGCGGTTTGTGGTTTTGTATCTCAACACCGATGGATCACCATGTTGCTCAGAGACTCTAACCCCGATGAGGACGACAGCGCCAGCCATGTGCCCGCACCCTCAGGCACCACCTTGCTGCCACGCCCCGTAGCCTCGCTCATCTCGCTCCTGACGCAATCGACATCGCTCTCGCTGCGCCTAGGGACCTTTGTCGGTGGTTTCGCGTTGGACAGCGCGCGCACGACCACGCTGACAGGCCTGGAGTTGAGCCGAGCGGTCATCGAGGGCATCCTGACTAGGGCTGGCCGTGACGTAGCCGCGCGCTGCGGCGATGAGCATGGCCGCGCCGAGGCCGAATCGCTTCTAGAACGCAGTGTAAGTTTCGGCACTTTATTGCATTGCGCTCGCGGCTAACGACTACTTACACAGCTGGCGACACTCCACGCGACCGTTAGCTCGGCATCGTTCTTCGCCGCGGCGACCTTCCACTTCTCATCGACCACGCTGTCTTCCGTCGTCAGTTTCTCGCAGGCGCTGCTGTCGACGCTCGACGCGATTCTTGGATCCACGGAGTCGTCCCGGGCTATCGCGGCCATTATCACGCTCATCCGACGCGAGTTTCGGTCCATCGAACCCGGCGCCAGTGCGGAGAAGATTGGCGTGAGTGATCTCTTGATCGGGACCATTGGATTTGCGCTCTTGCAGCGCTGGGGCAAGAAGAATACAGAGCGACTTCTCCGTGAGAACGGCGGAGACGAGATCATTTGGGATGTCGTCATTCTGGACAATGGCGCACGAGCAGATGTCGTGGGGACTCACCAGGTGCAGCTCGCAGAGACGGGGCATGACGAACTACCTCCAGagccctccagcgccgctTCATTCGTGATGCCGGGGAAACGCGACGAGGCCTTTGACGCCGTGCACCGTCGGGCCAGCTTGGCGGATAACATGGCCGGGGCGCGTCTATCATTCCCCTTGGACGGCCAACAGCCATCGTCGGATGAGGACATCCGTGCATACGTGATGAGCCAGCTCCCGGCTGGATGCCATGCCTCTGTGCGGTCTGAAGTGCTGACTGCGCGAACCATCACGGTGGATatcttcgacgacgacatggcgGAAATCGCTGCGCCGCCTGGGACCACGATGATCGAGGAGAGGTTCCATCATGATAATGGGTATGCCAACACCAATACTCCGGAGTACCAGCGGCTGCCGAAACACACAATGGTCTTCCGGACGGCATTCAATAGATCCCAAAGTACGCAGCTACGCCCATATGATGCCAACCCGTCCGAGGCTGAACCTGGTCCGCAAGCACTTCCCCCAGGAAATCAGCACACGCTAAAACGGCCTCGTCCTGCGGTATCAAACGGAACACCACATGGGATGCGCAACCAAGTTTCCCCCGAAGCAGCGCCACCGAATGCCAAATCCGCCAAGAGCTCGTTCACCAAATTCGCACAGAAGGTCAAACCCGCAGAGAAGAACGAGGGTCCAAAACGGCCGCCGACGTTGAAAAAACCGCCCAAACCCGCCGAGTCCTCTCGGGCAACCGGCTCCCGCCAAACTACACGGCCTGTGAAGGGCGCGGGCGCGGTGAAAGAAGCCACTGCGCGCGAGCATGGTGCCAGACCTGACCTTCGTCAACCATCTACACCTGCGCCCAATCGAGGTCTCCCACGGTCGCCGCTGCCTCATCACTCTCCGAGGCAGCCTCAATCTCCACAGCAGACACAGCCCAAATACGCTCCGGGAGATGCGCATCACCGAAACATCAGGCCCAATTACTACACCATGCGGGAGCGAAGCCAAGAGTCGCTCATCACTCAGACAGACACCTACTCACGCCAGACGATAGATCGGCGTCCCGGCTCGCCTGCCACGACCCGAAAGCACGTTCGCAGTAGCAGCTCCATGTCCGTGACGCGGTCTGAGGCGGACAACACCGTCTCACCGACAGACTACCGGCCCGGCTCATCGGCACTGCACCGCAGATCGCAGTCATACACGCCTAGCATGTACTCCCTGGCAACGGCGGGATCCGAAACATCGCTGGTACTTGCACATCGGCCGCGCAAGAGCGCCTACGAGGATATGGAGACCATTCACGCGCTCAACCGCGACGGCTATGTGCCTGGCATCTTTCCCGAACGCCATTTCGTGCAGAATATCCGCCGTTTCTGTCGCTTTTCGTCGGCTTCGTATGGGTCGAATGCCTTGAAGGTTATGGGTGTCTCGAAGGGGAGCACCAAGAGCCTACCTCCTCCAGAACCTTCGTCATCTGAGCCATCAAATACCCACGAGCACAGCGCTTTCTCAGATCATGCCGGTCTCCCCCCATCAACGATCCTGCTATCATCCTTCGTCGATCCCGCCGGTGGCTCCAACGCAGCCGGTGAGACCGAAACAGGCTTCCCACTCGTCCACTACCTCTGCATCGACCACGAGTCAAAAGCCGTGGTGCTAACGCTGCGCGGCACATGGGGATTCGAGGACATCCTCACGGACATGACATGCGACTACGACGAGCTGGACTGGCAAGGCAAGACCTGGAAAGTGCACAAGGGCATGCACGCCTCCGCGCGGCGGCTGCttgacggcggcggcgcgcgCGTTATGATCACCCTCCGCGCTGCGCTCGAGGAATTCCCGACCTACGGCGTCGTGCTGTGCGGCCACTCGCTCGGCGGCGGTGTTGCTGCCCTCCTGGCTACT carries:
- a CDS encoding uncharacterized protein (ID:PFLUO_003242-T1.cds;~source:funannotate) yields the protein MSDNYGSYQTEIYGQGALMGIRPTVTTDPRLLEEQARKSLGVRSFNYVSGGAGEKATMDSNRLAFRQWKLIPRMMRNMEKQDVSIELFGQKYDNPLIMAPVGVQSLFHEDKETGLAEACAEVGVPYTLSTASTSSIEDVASASGDGKRWYQLYWPQDNEITASLLKRAKENGYSVLVVTLDTWSLAWRPADLDNAYIPFIKGVGNQVGFSDPVFRAKFEKESGTTVEDDIVGASRAWLADVFSGRAHTWDDLAFLREQWEGPIVLKGIQHVDDAKKALECGCDGIVVSNHGGRQVDGAIGSLEALPEIVDAVGDKMTVLFDSGIRTGVDVIKALCLGAQAVLVARPVIYGLSIDGRNGAKQVLKGLLADLWQSMSLSGIQNVAECDRSKIRKVVYGGDVKAMM
- a CDS encoding uncharacterized protein (ID:PFLUO_003243-T1.cds;~source:funannotate) — protein: MLLRDSNPDEDDSASHVPAPSGTTLLPRPVASLISLLTQSTSLSLRLGTFVGGFALDSARTTTLTGLELSRAVIEGILTRAGRDVAARCGDEHGRAEAESLLERSLATLHATVSSASFFAAATFHFSSTTLSSVVSFSQALLSTLDAILGSTESSRAIAAIITLIRREFRSIEPGASAEKIGVSDLLIGTIGFALLQRWGKKNTERLLRENGGDEIIWDVVILDNGARADVVGTHQVQLAETGHDELPPEPSSAASFVMPGKRDEAFDAVHRRASLADNMAGARLSFPLDGQQPSSDEDIRAYVMSQLPAGCHASVRSEVLTARTITVDIFDDDMAEIAAPPGTTMIEERFHHDNGYANTNTPEYQRLPKHTMVFRTAFNRSQSTQLRPYDANPSEAEPGPQALPPGNQHTLKRPRPAVSNGTPHGMRNQVSPEAAPPNAKSAKSSFTKFAQKVKPAEKNEGPKRPPTLKKPPKPAESSRATGSRQTTRPVKGAGAVKEATAREHGARPDLRQPSTPAPNRGLPRSPLPHHSPRQPQSPQQTQPKYAPGDAHHRNIRPNYYTMRERSQESLITQTDTYSRQTIDRRPGSPATTRKHVRSSSSMSVTRSEADNTVSPTDYRPGSSALHRRSQSYTPSMYSLATAGSETSLVLAHRPRKSAYEDMETIHALNRDGYVPGIFPERHFVQNIRRFCRFSSASYGSNALKVMGVSKGSTKSLPPPEPSSSEPSNTHEHSAFSDHAGLPPSTILLSSFVDPAGGSNAAGETETGFPLVHYLCIDHESKAVVLTLRGTWGFEDILTDMTCDYDELDWQGKTWKVHKGMHASARRLLDGGGARVMITLRAALEEFPTYGVVLCGHSLGGGVAALLATLISKPNTTIGGTSFVTASYEAARGPPLLPLDDSPSSPPPDVDAPAYSLPPDRPIHVYAYGPPAVMSPFLRLATRGLITTVVNGADSVPSLSLGIVHDMHSAAMSFKSDDVSGARTHVSQRLRESLRQSIVHKFYVNQPPLVVNAGDGVGEDAWAWKTLRLLRDQMSAPKLVPPGEVFVVQTMRVLQRDAFVANSSEAWVSDAYPRLGRPATRVQMRFVRDVEAWFGELRFEAGMLSDHNPARYETSLAAVSRGVIDE